One window from the genome of Pseudonocardia hierapolitana encodes:
- a CDS encoding MFS transporter, translated as MSATLHDAPTPGGTAAELRRGWRALTAATVGIGTGVAVLPFYTNGLFVPELEAEFGWSRGELSALQLVGSLVIVLTAPIVGVVIDRYGVRVPATLSLLALGGAYFLLAASGPAFAGYLLVFGLMYVLAAASTPVSFTRAVNERFDRARGLALGTALGGAGLVAFLVPQLLGATIDADWRGAYRVLGVAVLTGAVVVAVVMPGRAPVATGPRATAVPIAPVLRTALFARLAAAFAVLALAVGGLTLHLVPLLRDAGVPAASAAATAGLVGIAVIVGRVSVGLLVDRFFAPRVAAAVLAVAAAGYLALLLGGPGLAAAAALGVGLALGAEVDLIGYLTARYFGLARYGRLFGVFYAVFTLGVGASPLLMAWLRSATGGYGAALGAAVALLGVAAVLLVTAPAFPQQEEARS; from the coding sequence ATGAGTGCGACGCTGCACGACGCGCCCACCCCCGGCGGCACCGCCGCCGAGCTCCGTCGTGGCTGGCGTGCGCTGACCGCCGCCACCGTCGGCATCGGCACCGGTGTCGCGGTGCTGCCCTTCTACACCAACGGCCTGTTCGTCCCGGAGCTCGAGGCCGAGTTCGGCTGGAGCCGCGGCGAGCTCTCGGCGCTGCAGCTCGTCGGGTCGTTGGTCATCGTGCTGACCGCGCCGATCGTCGGCGTCGTCATCGACCGCTACGGCGTGCGCGTGCCCGCCACGCTCTCGCTGCTCGCCCTCGGCGGCGCCTACTTCCTCCTCGCCGCGAGCGGCCCCGCGTTCGCGGGCTACCTGCTCGTGTTCGGGCTGATGTACGTGCTCGCCGCGGCGTCGACGCCGGTGTCGTTCACCCGCGCGGTCAACGAGCGGTTCGACCGGGCCCGCGGGCTCGCGCTCGGCACGGCGCTCGGTGGCGCCGGACTCGTCGCGTTCCTCGTCCCCCAGTTGCTGGGCGCGACCATCGACGCGGACTGGCGTGGCGCTTACCGCGTCCTGGGTGTCGCCGTGCTGACGGGCGCCGTCGTCGTCGCGGTGGTCATGCCCGGCCGCGCGCCCGTCGCCACCGGACCGCGGGCGACGGCCGTGCCGATCGCCCCCGTGCTGCGCACCGCGCTGTTCGCCCGGCTGGCCGCGGCGTTCGCCGTGCTCGCGCTCGCCGTCGGCGGGCTGACGCTGCACCTCGTGCCGCTGCTGCGCGACGCCGGTGTACCTGCCGCGTCCGCCGCCGCGACCGCGGGCCTCGTCGGCATCGCGGTGATCGTCGGGCGGGTGTCGGTCGGGCTGCTCGTCGACCGGTTCTTCGCTCCCCGGGTGGCCGCGGCCGTCCTCGCCGTGGCCGCGGCGGGCTACCTCGCGCTGCTACTGGGGGGCCCCGGGCTGGCCGCCGCTGCCGCGCTCGGCGTCGGCCTCGCGCTGGGCGCCGAGGTCGACCTCATCGGCTACCTCACCGCCCGCTACTTCGGCCTCGCCCGCTACGGCCGGCTGTTCGGCGTGTTCTACGCGGTGTTCACGCTCGGTGTCGGCGCGAGCCCGCTGCTGATGGCGTGGTTGCGCAGCGCCACGGGCGGCTACGGCGCGGCGCTCGGAGCCGCCGTCGCGCTGCTCGGCGTGGCGGCCGTGCTGCTCGTCACCGCACCCGCGTTCCCGCAGCAGGAGGAGGCCCGGTCGTGA
- a CDS encoding universal stress protein, with translation MDSPQIQHGRNDPLGVVVGVDGSRMGLDAVRWAVPEARLRGLPLQILHAAPYAAGSTAGTHRARDILARAFTVAHRADPALPVTTHHTERSAIPSLLDAAQRAQLLVVGMGGGERPEEVLIGSVALDVSGHSPCPVAVVRGWHHPPAGAPVLVGVDDPVTDAAALTVAFNDAHRHRGRVAVLHAGHGVPFGLDALARWTTRFPEVPVELTVVPGSPVPALLAAAVDARLVVLGTRARRAPARALFGSTSRAILRRSSVPVVVVNPGAARPGEPPVTVPAALRTSSADVREPHDLSQL, from the coding sequence ATGGACTCACCGCAGATCCAGCACGGCCGGAACGACCCGCTCGGTGTGGTCGTCGGCGTCGACGGCAGCCGGATGGGGCTCGACGCGGTCCGCTGGGCGGTCCCCGAGGCGCGCCTCCGCGGGTTGCCGCTGCAGATCCTGCACGCCGCGCCCTACGCCGCCGGCTCGACGGCCGGGACACACCGGGCACGCGACATCCTCGCCCGCGCCTTCACCGTCGCCCACCGGGCCGACCCCGCCCTGCCCGTCACCACCCACCACACCGAGCGGTCCGCGATCCCCTCGCTGCTGGACGCCGCGCAGCGCGCGCAGCTCCTGGTGGTCGGCATGGGTGGCGGCGAACGGCCGGAGGAGGTGCTCATCGGCTCGGTCGCGCTGGACGTCAGCGGGCACTCCCCGTGTCCCGTCGCCGTCGTGCGCGGCTGGCACCATCCACCCGCCGGCGCCCCGGTGCTGGTCGGGGTGGACGACCCGGTGACCGACGCGGCGGCGCTGACCGTGGCGTTCAACGACGCGCACCGGCACCGCGGCCGGGTCGCGGTGCTGCACGCCGGGCACGGTGTGCCGTTCGGTCTCGATGCGCTCGCACGGTGGACCACGCGCTTCCCGGAGGTCCCCGTCGAGCTCACCGTCGTACCCGGGTCACCGGTCCCCGCCCTGCTGGCGGCGGCAGTCGACGCACGGCTCGTCGTCCTCGGCACCCGGGCGCGCCGGGCACCAGCACGGGCGCTCTTCGGTTCGACCAGCCGCGCGATCCTGCGCCGCTCCTCGGTGCCGGTCGTCGTGGTGAACCCGGGTGCGGCCCGACCGGGCGAGCCGCCCGTCACCGTGCCCGCCGCACTCCGGACGTCGAGCGCCGACGTCCGGGAACCGCACGACCTCAGCCAGCTCTGA
- a CDS encoding cyclase family protein, with the protein MPTLVDLTRTMDPENRARVHESFKALETVIAPNITYLSPESGGRDRMMAIFGCTAGDLPDGEGWGEDLLTDMNTHCGTHVDAPLHSGRLVEGRPARTISDIGLDELFRPGMVLDLREWVQPGTAIPVAGLAAAVEATGRDIEPGDAVLLRTGQERWTMADAEYYDYPGMTGETTRWLTSRGATVLGTDALAWDRPFPVMKKAFEETGDPGQIWDGHFAIRDKEAFIVQQMTNLAALPLTGFTVGFFPMKLPRTSAAPARVVAFLPD; encoded by the coding sequence GTGCCCACGCTCGTCGACCTCACCCGCACGATGGACCCGGAGAACCGGGCCCGCGTCCACGAATCCTTCAAGGCGCTCGAGACCGTCATCGCTCCCAACATCACCTATCTCAGCCCGGAGTCCGGCGGCCGCGACCGCATGATGGCGATCTTCGGCTGCACCGCGGGCGACCTGCCCGACGGCGAGGGCTGGGGCGAGGACCTGCTCACGGACATGAACACCCACTGCGGCACGCACGTCGACGCGCCGCTGCACAGCGGTCGCCTCGTCGAGGGCAGGCCCGCCCGCACGATCAGCGACATCGGCCTCGACGAGCTGTTCCGCCCCGGCATGGTGCTCGACCTGCGCGAGTGGGTGCAGCCCGGCACCGCCATCCCCGTCGCGGGGCTGGCGGCCGCGGTGGAGGCCACCGGCCGCGACATCGAGCCAGGCGACGCCGTACTGCTGCGCACGGGCCAAGAGCGCTGGACGATGGCCGACGCCGAGTACTACGACTACCCGGGCATGACCGGCGAGACGACCCGCTGGCTCACCTCCCGCGGCGCGACCGTCCTCGGCACCGACGCCCTGGCATGGGATCGCCCGTTCCCGGTGATGAAGAAGGCGTTCGAGGAGACCGGCGACCCCGGCCAGATCTGGGACGGCCACTTCGCCATCCGCGACAAGGAGGCGTTCATCGTCCAACAGATGACGAACCTCGCCGCGCTCCCGCTCACCGGCTTCACCGTCGGGTTCTTCCCGATGAAGCTGCCCCGCACCAGTGCGGCCCCCGCCCGGGTCGTGGCGTTCCTGCCTGACTAG
- a CDS encoding pyridoxamine 5'-phosphate oxidase family protein, with translation MKAADRAAIVELVELDEAECLRLLTKCEIGRVVFTDAALPAAQPVTYLLDGEEVVFRTGGGSKLAAATRGAVVAFQVDEIDPSTRTGWDVLGVGEAYEVLVPHRVADLATRMPHPWAPGRTAHTIAVPLQRLTGRRLVAVPADSGEGRA, from the coding sequence GTGAAAGCCGCAGATCGAGCGGCGATCGTCGAACTGGTGGAGCTCGACGAGGCCGAGTGCCTCCGCCTGCTCACCAAGTGCGAGATCGGCCGCGTCGTCTTCACAGACGCCGCCCTCCCGGCGGCTCAGCCGGTCACGTACCTCCTCGACGGCGAGGAGGTCGTCTTCCGCACCGGAGGCGGGAGCAAGCTGGCCGCCGCCACCCGAGGCGCGGTCGTGGCCTTCCAGGTCGACGAGATCGACCCGAGCACCCGAACCGGTTGGGACGTGCTGGGCGTCGGCGAGGCCTACGAGGTACTGGTCCCCCACCGGGTGGCCGATCTGGCCACCCGGATGCCGCATCCGTGGGCGCCGGGCCGCACGGCCCACACCATCGCCGTGCCCCTGCAGCGACTCACCGGGCGCCGGCTGGTCGCGGTTCCGGCGGACAGCGGGGAGGGACGGGCATGA
- a CDS encoding DUF4389 domain-containing protein, giving the protein MTSGGASPVRVTARLDAPLSRWLWLVKWLLVLPHAVVLAFLWVAFVVLSVVAFFAILISGRYPPAIFEFNVGVLRWSWRVGYYAYGALGTDRYPPFTLREVPDYPATLEIAYPEHLSRGLVLVKWWLLALPHYLVIAFFMGGGTYVAYQSGTWTTQTDPDGVWSIAGGLIGLLAFFAAIALLFTGRYPRGVFDLLLGMHRWVLRVAAYAGLMTDAYPPFRLDMGGSEPGALAVTDGATAPTGPQVSSTPPEPPQHREWTAGRIVTVVIGSVLLVGGIGTAAGGTALLVADQAGRDAEGFLGTPTRQFTSSGYALVFDPVELRDDAGTVGLGSVLGDLRVLVAGQDPDGVFVGIGPAADVDRYLGAVEWERLVDITDEGRAVQQRIPGAEPATPPAQQPFWAASAAGPGEQQLVWRAADGRWSVVVMNADATRPVIADLSAAVTAPALRWVWIGLFIGAGLALLVGALLIAVAVPRRVTR; this is encoded by the coding sequence ATGACATCTGGAGGCGCCAGTCCGGTGCGCGTGACCGCGCGGCTGGACGCCCCGCTCAGCCGCTGGCTGTGGCTGGTGAAGTGGTTGCTCGTGTTGCCGCACGCGGTGGTGCTGGCATTCCTGTGGGTGGCGTTCGTGGTGCTCAGCGTCGTCGCGTTCTTCGCAATCCTGATCAGCGGCCGCTATCCGCCCGCGATCTTCGAGTTCAACGTCGGGGTGCTGCGCTGGTCCTGGCGCGTCGGCTACTACGCCTACGGCGCGCTCGGGACGGACCGGTACCCGCCGTTCACGCTCCGGGAGGTGCCCGACTACCCGGCGACGCTCGAGATCGCCTATCCCGAGCACCTGTCCCGGGGCCTGGTGCTGGTCAAGTGGTGGCTGCTCGCGCTGCCGCACTACCTGGTCATCGCGTTCTTCATGGGTGGAGGGACCTACGTCGCCTACCAGTCGGGGACGTGGACGACGCAGACGGATCCCGACGGCGTGTGGTCGATCGCCGGCGGGCTGATCGGGCTGCTCGCCTTCTTCGCGGCGATCGCGCTGCTGTTCACCGGTCGCTACCCGCGGGGGGTGTTCGACCTGCTGCTCGGGATGCACCGCTGGGTGCTGCGGGTCGCCGCGTACGCGGGGCTGATGACCGACGCCTACCCGCCGTTCCGGCTCGACATGGGCGGGAGCGAGCCGGGAGCGCTCGCCGTGACCGACGGCGCGACCGCGCCGACCGGGCCGCAGGTCTCCTCGACACCGCCGGAGCCGCCGCAGCACCGGGAGTGGACGGCCGGTCGCATCGTGACGGTCGTGATCGGGTCGGTGCTGCTGGTGGGCGGTATCGGCACTGCGGCGGGTGGTACGGCGCTCCTCGTGGCCGACCAGGCCGGCCGCGACGCCGAAGGCTTCCTCGGCACGCCCACCAGGCAGTTCACGTCGAGCGGGTACGCGCTCGTGTTCGACCCCGTCGAGCTGCGCGACGACGCGGGAACGGTCGGCCTCGGTAGCGTGCTCGGCGACCTGCGGGTCCTTGTGGCGGGACAGGATCCGGACGGGGTGTTCGTCGGGATCGGCCCTGCCGCCGACGTCGATCGCTACCTCGGCGCCGTCGAGTGGGAACGCCTGGTCGACATCACCGACGAGGGCCGCGCCGTCCAGCAGCGCATCCCTGGTGCAGAGCCCGCCACGCCACCGGCCCAGCAGCCGTTCTGGGCGGCCTCGGCAGCTGGTCCCGGGGAGCAGCAGCTCGTCTGGCGGGCCGCCGACGGGCGCTGGAGCGTCGTGGTGATGAACGCCGACGCGACTCGGCCGGTGATCGCCGATCTGTCGGCGGCGGTGACCGCTCCCGCCCTGCGCTGGGTGTGGATCGGGCTGTTCATCGGCGCCGGCCTCGCGCTGCTGGTCGGTGCGCTCCTGATCGCAGTCGCCGTGCCGCGGCGGGTGACGCGGTGA
- a CDS encoding pyridoxamine 5'-phosphate oxidase family protein, with amino-acid sequence MTDHERESELQVLTADECYRLLATQQIGRLGVNAEHYPLIFPVNYALERDVIVMRMAPGTKLTAADHANVAFEVDEIDQHTRSGWSVLVRGLAEEVTPAHRAELIARTQGTGLTTWAPGEHGHWVRLIPQAISGRRIVPGRLPPPFEAAAYL; translated from the coding sequence ATGACCGACCACGAGCGCGAGTCCGAGCTGCAGGTCCTCACCGCCGACGAGTGCTACCGGCTGCTCGCCACCCAGCAGATCGGGCGGCTCGGCGTCAACGCCGAGCACTACCCACTGATCTTCCCGGTGAACTACGCGCTGGAGCGGGACGTGATCGTGATGCGGATGGCGCCCGGAACCAAGCTCACGGCGGCCGACCACGCGAACGTCGCCTTCGAGGTCGACGAGATCGACCAGCACACGCGCTCCGGCTGGAGCGTGCTGGTGCGCGGGCTCGCCGAGGAGGTCACGCCCGCCCACCGCGCGGAGCTGATCGCCCGCACGCAAGGCACCGGCCTGACGACGTGGGCACCCGGCGAACACGGGCACTGGGTGCGGCTCATCCCGCAGGCGATCAGCGGCCGGCGCATCGTCCCCGGCCGGCTTCCGCCCCCGTTCGAGGCGGCGGCCTACCTCTGA
- a CDS encoding CBS domain-containing protein: MTSPVVTVGPDALVKEAAQLLVTHGFAVLPVVDADDRLLGVVTEADLLRNRLLPDPRELIHDRPPEPTSPAPPDVAGVMTTEVVTATPDTHAAELGGLMVDRHLRAVPVVDGDRLVGIVSRADVLRTIARDDDAIARDVTAHLSAAGRRRWDVAVTDGVVTLSSEGADETDQHIATVVAGCTPGVVGVRIRDEATHPARP; encoded by the coding sequence ATGACGAGCCCTGTCGTGACCGTGGGCCCGGACGCCCTCGTCAAGGAGGCGGCGCAGCTGCTCGTCACGCACGGGTTCGCCGTGCTCCCGGTCGTCGACGCCGACGACCGGCTGCTCGGTGTGGTCACCGAGGCGGACCTGCTGCGCAACCGGCTCCTGCCGGACCCGCGCGAGCTCATCCACGACCGGCCACCGGAGCCCACCTCGCCTGCCCCTCCGGACGTCGCCGGCGTGATGACCACGGAGGTCGTCACCGCCACCCCCGACACGCATGCCGCGGAGCTCGGCGGGTTGATGGTGGATCGGCACCTGCGGGCCGTTCCCGTGGTGGACGGCGACCGCCTGGTCGGCATCGTGAGCCGGGCCGACGTGCTGCGCACCATCGCGCGGGACGACGACGCGATCGCCCGTGACGTCACCGCCCACCTGTCAGCGGCCGGGCGGCGGCGCTGGGACGTGGCGGTGACCGACGGCGTGGTCACGCTCTCGAGCGAGGGGGCGGACGAGACCGACCAGCACATCGCCACCGTCGTGGCGGGTTGTACCCCGGGCGTCGTCGGCGTCCGCATCCGCGACGAGGCGACCCACCCCGCCCGTCCGTGA
- a CDS encoding fumarylacetoacetate hydrolase family protein, which produces MKWVTYDAGAGPRAGVLDGETVHGLSAGVSVLSLLGEDALVEAGADALRAPAEVRPLAEVRLRAPIPRPPSIRDGLCFLDHLHGCYRAMGRSTELHAAWFQTPAFYFANPAAVVGPHDDVPIAPGSTMFDLELEVGIVIGRGGSDLHPDEAERHVAGYTLYNDWTARDHQQRDMAQGIGMGKSKDSAITLGPALVTADELEEHRRDGRLDLGLSAAVNGAELTSGTLAAMDWSVGELLAFVSRGTELVPGDVIGSGTVPGGCLLEHVDTTDMAAFQGWLRPGDVVELRGDGLGATRQTVRAATPFTPLRSGC; this is translated from the coding sequence GTGAAGTGGGTGACCTATGACGCAGGCGCCGGCCCGCGCGCCGGCGTGCTCGACGGGGAGACCGTGCACGGGCTCTCGGCAGGCGTGTCGGTGCTGTCCCTGCTCGGCGAGGACGCGCTCGTCGAGGCCGGTGCGGACGCGCTCCGCGCCCCGGCCGAGGTGCGCCCGCTCGCGGAGGTGCGGCTGCGCGCGCCGATCCCGCGGCCCCCGTCGATCCGCGACGGGTTGTGCTTCCTCGACCACCTCCACGGCTGCTACCGGGCGATGGGCCGCAGCACGGAGCTGCACGCGGCCTGGTTCCAGACGCCGGCGTTCTACTTCGCCAACCCGGCCGCCGTCGTCGGCCCGCACGACGACGTGCCGATCGCGCCCGGCAGCACCATGTTCGACCTCGAGCTGGAGGTCGGGATCGTCATCGGGCGGGGCGGCAGCGACCTGCACCCGGACGAGGCCGAGCGCCACGTCGCCGGCTACACGCTCTACAACGACTGGACCGCCCGCGACCACCAGCAGCGCGACATGGCCCAGGGCATCGGCATGGGCAAGAGCAAGGACAGCGCCATCACGCTCGGGCCCGCGCTCGTCACCGCCGACGAGCTCGAGGAGCACCGCCGCGACGGCCGGCTCGACCTCGGGCTCTCCGCCGCAGTCAACGGGGCGGAACTGACGAGCGGCACGCTCGCCGCGATGGACTGGAGCGTCGGAGAGCTGCTCGCGTTCGTCTCCCGCGGCACCGAGCTCGTACCCGGCGACGTCATCGGCTCCGGCACGGTGCCCGGCGGATGCCTGCTGGAGCACGTCGACACCACCGACATGGCCGCGTTCCAGGGCTGGCTCCGCCCCGGCGACGTCGTCGAGCTGCGTGGCGACGGCCTCGGCGCGACGCGCCAGACCGTCCGCGCCGCCACTCCGTTCACCCCGCTCCGCTCGGGCTGCTGA
- a CDS encoding potassium channel family protein yields MTDTVTRKERSTTAATACRISALVTLVAATAILLGGSALWLIEREEPRRTVGSWGDALWWAVTTLTTVGYGDHIPVTTAGRLIAVALMAVGVAVLGGVAAVVALVVAHAVAAAEERALEAETEAVEHRIEARLDALDARLDRIEQDLRLVAERRADTRGIDDRPINRLS; encoded by the coding sequence GTGACCGATACGGTGACGAGGAAGGAGCGGAGCACCACCGCCGCGACCGCGTGTCGGATCTCCGCCCTGGTGACGCTCGTCGCCGCCACCGCCATCCTCCTCGGGGGCTCGGCCCTGTGGCTGATCGAACGCGAGGAGCCGCGCCGGACCGTCGGCTCATGGGGCGACGCGCTGTGGTGGGCGGTGACGACCTTGACGACCGTGGGATACGGCGATCACATCCCGGTCACGACGGCGGGCCGCCTGATCGCCGTCGCGCTGATGGCGGTCGGCGTGGCCGTGCTCGGCGGTGTCGCGGCCGTCGTCGCCCTCGTCGTCGCGCACGCCGTCGCCGCGGCCGAGGAACGGGCACTGGAAGCCGAGACCGAGGCGGTCGAACACCGCATCGAGGCCCGGCTGGACGCGCTCGACGCGCGGCTCGACCGGATCGAGCAGGACCTCCGGCTCGTCGCGGAGCGCCGCGCCGACACCCGTGGGATCGACGATCGCCCGATCAATCGGCTCTCGTGA
- a CDS encoding universal stress protein, protein MNIDVGRRVVTVGVDGSECALRAVRWGAAEAARRGAALRLVTAFGWLPERTDGPSFRLDYREMLRGRAESQLAAARVAARRVAPSTEVEAEVILGSPHAVLGAEARIAQLLVVGSRGRGRLEELIAGSVGVALAASAPCPVVVVRGEERDPDEEAQLPIAVGVDGTAGGDEAIAFAFDAAASRQVELVAVHAWNDITAPFGYAPFEEPVISEEELQALAERLAGHLAGWARKHPDVPVRRVLARGRPAPCLLEQAQQAQLVVVGSRGRGEFAGLVLGSVGNVLVHHAPCPVAVVRP, encoded by the coding sequence ATGAACATCGATGTCGGCAGGCGGGTGGTCACCGTCGGCGTGGACGGTTCGGAGTGCGCGCTGCGTGCGGTGCGGTGGGGCGCGGCCGAAGCGGCGCGCCGTGGCGCCGCGCTGCGGCTCGTGACCGCGTTCGGGTGGCTCCCCGAGCGCACGGACGGCCCGAGTTTCCGTCTGGACTACCGGGAGATGCTGCGCGGTCGCGCCGAGTCGCAGCTGGCGGCGGCGCGGGTGGCGGCGCGGCGTGTGGCGCCGAGCACCGAGGTCGAGGCCGAGGTGATCCTGGGATCCCCCCACGCGGTGCTCGGCGCCGAGGCACGGATTGCGCAGTTGCTCGTCGTGGGCAGCCGGGGACGTGGCCGTCTCGAAGAGCTGATCGCCGGCTCGGTCGGCGTGGCGCTCGCCGCGAGCGCGCCGTGTCCGGTGGTGGTCGTCCGCGGCGAGGAACGGGACCCGGACGAGGAAGCACAACTCCCGATCGCGGTAGGGGTTGACGGAACGGCCGGCGGCGATGAGGCCATCGCGTTCGCCTTCGACGCCGCCGCGAGCCGCCAGGTGGAGCTGGTCGCCGTCCACGCCTGGAACGACATCACGGCTCCGTTCGGGTACGCCCCGTTCGAAGAACCGGTGATCAGCGAGGAGGAGCTGCAGGCGCTGGCCGAGCGGCTCGCCGGTCACCTGGCCGGGTGGGCGCGCAAGCATCCGGACGTGCCCGTGCGCCGCGTGCTGGCCCGCGGCCGCCCGGCGCCCTGCCTGCTGGAGCAGGCGCAGCAGGCCCAGCTCGTGGTCGTGGGATCGCGCGGGCGGGGAGAGTTTGCAGGGCTGGTCCTCGGGTCGGTCGGCAACGTCCTCGTACACCACGCGCCCTGCCCGGTCGCCGTCGTCCGGCCGTAG
- a CDS encoding Acg family FMN-binding oxidoreductase: MTGAAVDEESVLAALRLAIRAPSVHNSQPWAWRVYGNTVDLYADPSRHIPATDPQGRDLVMSCGAALHHLIVALAASGWAGHVHRLPDPQRPDHLAAVELTPCTPTSTDLAAVIPRRCTDRRRFSSWPVPGEVIGGMTELAERHGLTLQEVAEPRLRWRLYKAIAAGAETQEADPLYAGEIARWSGRLPGATDGVPSANVPLPAPARGRMPMRTYARPAVVESPGQGEPENAALLLLSTFTDTRASWLRAGEVTSAILLTATLAGLASSPLTQPLEVHETRAFVRDHVGAKKTAHPHILLRLGWALPGARELPATPRRPVDDVVAIGR; this comes from the coding sequence ATGACCGGAGCAGCTGTCGACGAGGAGAGCGTCCTGGCCGCGCTGCGGCTGGCCATCCGCGCCCCGTCGGTGCACAACAGCCAGCCCTGGGCGTGGCGCGTCTACGGGAACACCGTCGATCTCTACGCCGACCCGTCCCGCCACATCCCCGCGACCGACCCGCAGGGCCGGGACCTGGTGATGAGCTGCGGCGCGGCACTGCACCACCTGATCGTCGCGCTGGCCGCCTCCGGCTGGGCCGGCCACGTGCACCGGCTCCCCGATCCGCAGCGCCCTGATCACCTCGCCGCTGTCGAGCTCACCCCGTGCACCCCCACGAGCACCGACCTCGCGGCCGTGATCCCGCGCCGCTGCACCGACCGGCGCAGGTTCAGCTCGTGGCCCGTGCCGGGCGAGGTGATCGGCGGGATGACCGAGCTCGCCGAGCGCCACGGCCTCACGCTGCAGGAGGTCGCCGAACCGCGGCTGCGTTGGCGGTTGTACAAGGCGATCGCGGCCGGTGCCGAGACGCAGGAGGCCGACCCGCTCTACGCCGGAGAGATCGCCCGGTGGAGCGGACGCCTGCCCGGAGCGACGGACGGGGTGCCTTCCGCGAACGTGCCGTTGCCCGCACCGGCACGGGGCCGGATGCCGATGCGCACATATGCCCGCCCGGCAGTGGTCGAGTCGCCGGGGCAGGGCGAACCGGAGAACGCCGCCCTTCTGTTGCTGTCGACCTTCACCGACACCCGCGCGAGCTGGCTGCGTGCCGGCGAGGTGACCAGTGCGATCCTCCTCACCGCCACCCTGGCCGGGCTCGCGAGCAGCCCGCTGACCCAACCGCTGGAGGTCCACGAGACCCGCGCGTTCGTGCGCGACCACGTCGGGGCCAAGAAGACCGCTCACCCGCATATCCTGCTGCGGCTCGGTTGGGCCCTGCCCGGCGCGCGTGAGCTGCCCGCCACACCGCGCCGGCCAGTCGACGATGTGGTGGCGATCGGCCGCTGA
- a CDS encoding wax ester/triacylglycerol synthase domain-containing protein — protein MSSDAPELHRLRLGDLANLWAEDRNTPSQIALIGELAADPLLDAAGRLDVQRLRAELARRVRRVPELARRINWTRRGEGRPVWVHDPSFDPLDHISAATLPAGTDLAAWCADRIVSRLDPARPLWRAEIVAGLPSGRFGLLIVLHHVLADGLTGVAIIGRLLDASPDDTADTVTAPTAWPLPTHQALVADARRTRRRAVTAALFAVPRIPATLLRTVRQARDAAGDIRETAPRTSLPRRVGPGRRLAVVRFPLEEVRAAGRAAGATVNDVLLGAVTSGLRELFHSRGEHVDGLTLRASMPVGVTGAGQTSAMLLLGLPVGDPDPHRRLATITATTGGLKARLRAGGGDVFDVLHLPAPLARLAVRWMRRHAARHINLFVTNVPGPPQPLWLAGARLLDAAPVAPLAADVPVGIAALSYADTLAVTVNADTAVSDIAVLSEGIEQALGAGEAASRSPASRHSRM, from the coding sequence ATGTCGAGCGACGCTCCCGAGCTGCACCGGCTGCGGCTCGGCGACCTCGCGAACCTGTGGGCGGAGGACCGGAACACGCCGTCCCAGATCGCACTGATCGGTGAGCTCGCCGCGGATCCGCTGCTGGACGCGGCCGGCCGCCTCGACGTGCAACGGCTGCGCGCGGAGCTGGCCCGGCGCGTCCGGCGGGTTCCGGAGCTGGCCCGGCGCATCAACTGGACCCGCCGCGGCGAGGGGCGGCCGGTCTGGGTGCACGACCCCTCGTTCGACCCCCTCGACCACATCTCCGCCGCGACGCTCCCCGCAGGCACCGACCTCGCGGCCTGGTGCGCCGACCGGATCGTTTCCCGGCTGGACCCCGCTCGGCCGCTCTGGCGCGCCGAGATCGTCGCCGGACTCCCGAGCGGGCGCTTCGGCCTGCTGATCGTGCTCCACCACGTGCTCGCGGACGGGCTCACCGGCGTCGCGATCATCGGCCGCCTGCTCGACGCCTCACCGGACGACACCGCTGACACCGTGACAGCGCCGACGGCCTGGCCGCTACCCACGCACCAGGCGCTCGTCGCGGACGCCCGCCGCACCCGGCGCCGGGCAGTCACGGCGGCGCTGTTCGCCGTCCCCCGCATCCCCGCGACGCTGCTCCGCACGGTGCGGCAGGCCCGCGACGCGGCGGGCGACATCCGCGAGACGGCACCGAGGACATCACTCCCCCGGCGAGTCGGCCCCGGCCGGCGCCTTGCCGTCGTCCGGTTCCCGCTCGAGGAGGTCCGCGCGGCCGGGCGCGCGGCCGGCGCGACCGTCAACGACGTGCTCCTCGGCGCTGTCACGAGCGGGCTGCGGGAGCTGTTCCACAGCCGTGGTGAGCACGTCGACGGGCTCACGCTGCGCGCCTCGATGCCCGTCGGGGTCACGGGTGCCGGCCAGACCTCGGCGATGCTCCTGCTCGGCCTGCCCGTCGGTGACCCCGACCCGCACCGGCGCCTGGCGACGATCACGGCGACGACGGGAGGGCTGAAGGCCCGGCTGCGCGCTGGCGGCGGTGACGTGTTCGACGTGCTGCACCTCCCTGCCCCCCTCGCGCGTCTTGCCGTGCGGTGGATGCGCCGACACGCCGCCCGGCACATCAACCTGTTCGTGACGAACGTGCCCGGGCCACCGCAACCCCTCTGGCTCGCCGGCGCCCGGCTGCTGGACGCGGCACCGGTCGCACCGCTGGCGGCCGACGTCCCGGTCGGGATCGCCGCGCTGTCCTACGCCGACACGCTCGCGGTCACCGTGAACGCCGACACGGCGGTATCGGACATCGCCGTTCTGTCCGAGGGGATCGAGCAGGCCCTCGGCGCGGGTGAGGCGGCGTCGCGTTCGCCCGCGTCACGGCACTCGCGGATGTGA